A single region of the Betta splendens chromosome 12, fBetSpl5.4, whole genome shotgun sequence genome encodes:
- the LOC114867378 gene encoding LOW QUALITY PROTEIN: urea transporter 1-like (The sequence of the model RefSeq protein was modified relative to this genomic sequence to represent the inferred CDS: deleted 1 base in 1 codon): MLPAELEDQELQHKHTQACMRRTVTEDVDDMDNNNLPACEEALAPTPTPTPAPAQPCLRRAVQLFSGDMRLCGQWVKRRVAAVQLVDWTLRGVAQVMFVNNPVSGLLITAGLFLQDPWWAANGLLGTLVSTVSAVLLRQNREAISAGLYGYNGTLVGVLMAAFSASGSWYWWLLLPNIFMSMMCPVLSSALASVAATWDLPIFTLPFNILVCLHVAATGAAHPFFPEVSIQPNLSSPNGSVADLSISQLLLSVPAGVGQVFGCDGPWTGGLVLLALLLCSPTICLHALVGSAAGALSGLALAASHRDVYSGLWGFNSALSCVAVGGVFYVLTWQTHLLALTCALFCAYMTAAVSKSMSVLALPACTWPFCLSTLIFLLISSETPAICRLPLSVVSYPEENLRYQRQLKASEKAQQRQHGGGQEEAPLKESGESKSQPAGERRCSESG, translated from the exons ACATGGACAACAACAACCTGCCTGCGTGTGAGGAAGCTCTGGCTCCGACTCCGACTCCGACTCCGGCTCCGGCTCAACCGTGTCTCCGTAGAGCGGTTCAGCTTTTCAGCGGCGACATGCGTCTCTGTGGACAGTGGGTGAAAA GACGGGTGGCGGCGGTCCAGCTGGTGGACTGGACGCTGCGAGGCGTTGCCCAGGTGATGTTCGTGAACAACCCTGTGAGCGGCCTCCTCATCACGGCCGGCCTCTTCCTGCAGGACCCCTGGTGGGCTGCGAACGGCCTGCTCGGCACCCTGGTCTCCACCGTTTCTGCCGTCTTGCTGCGTCAGAACAG GGAAGCCATTTCAGCGGGTTTATACGGCTACAATGGAACCCTGGTTGGCGTATTGATGGCTGCGTTCTCCGCCAGCGGAAGCTGGTACTGGTGGCTTTTACTGCCAAATATCTTCATGTCCATGATGTG CCCGGTGCTCTCCAGTGCTCTGGCCTCTGTGGCCGCGACGTGGGACCTCCCCATATTCACCCTTCCTTTTAACATCCTGGTGTGCCTGCACGTCGCAGCCACGGGGGCCGCCCACCCCTTCTTCCCTGAG GTGAGCATCCAGCCCAACCTGTCCTCTCCTAATGGCTCAGTGGCCGACCTCAGCATCTCCCAG CTCCTCCTGTCGGTGCCGGCTGGAGTCGGCCAGGTGTTCGGCTGCGACGGCCCGTGGACAGGAGGCCTCGTCCTTCTggccctgctgctctgctcgcCCACCATTTGCCTGCACGCCTTGGTGGGCTCTGCCGCCGGCGCGTTGTCAG GACTCGCTCTGGCGGCGTCTCACAGGGACGTGTACTCGGGCCTGTGGGGGTTCAACAGCGCCCTGTCCTGCGTCGCTGTTGGAGGCGTCTTCTATGTCCTAACGTGGCAAACGCATCTACTTGCCCTCACGTGCG CTCTTTTCTGTGCGTACATGACTGCAGCTGTATCCAAATCGATGTCTGTG CTTGCATTACCGGCCTGCACATGGCCTTTCTGCCTGTCCactctcatcttcctcctcatttcctccGAGACCCCGGCCATCTGCAGActgcctctgtctgtggtcTCCTACCCCGAGGAAAATCTGCGCTACCAGAGACAATTAAAGGCCTCGGAGAAAGCGCAGCAGCGTCAGCACGGCGGTGGCCAAGAAGAGGCCCCGCTGAAGGAG AGCGGCGAGTCCAAATCCCAGCCAGCTGGGGAGAGGCGCTGCAGTGAATCTGGATGA